In Paenibacillus dendritiformis, the DNA window GCTCGTCGTAGCGGACAATTTTGCAGCCTATCGTGCTCATGCTTTCTTTGCTGGCGGGATTGAAGTACAGCTCGAATTTGCCGCCGGCCCTGGGCTCGATGTCGGCCGCCGGAGCGAACCACTGCGTAATGCGGGCGGATTGGGTCCACGCTGCCCATACGAGCTCCGGCTCGGCTTCAATCCTTATTTCTTCGGTAATCGTCATCTATCGAGATCCCCTTTCTCAATGGAAGGACGCCAGAAGTCCGTTGTGTCTCATTGCCGGGACGGACGCTGCTGAATTCCAATAACTCGATGACATTGCCGGACGGATCCCGGATTGCGTTATAGGCCCCCCGGGGGCATGGCTGCGGCCCATCGTAGACGGCTTCGATCCCTTGGGCCGCCAGGTCGGCGATGGCGGCGGCCAGGTTGTCTGTCTCCAGGCCGATCACGACCTGGGCCTGCTGCGGATAGACCGGCTGGGCCGGCTGCTCCACCCGGTACAGCACGATCGGGATGCCTTCATGCTTCAAGCTAACCGTATTCGCATCGTACTCCCGCGATATCTCGAAGCCCAATTTGCCGCAGTAGAACTCCTTCGCCAGCTCCAGATCGGATACATAAATCGATATAACACCTAGCTTCGGCATGTTGCTCCCCCTTTTCTGGTATTCGTACCGCCTCCATTATATCGGGGTTCGCTGCCGGGGAATTCTTCTACTTTGCGGTGTTGCTGTCCCTGTTCTTCTCGAAAAGGAGCTGCGGCAGGCTGACAACGATCGGCGGATCGCAGGGAAGCGGGTCCCGCAGTTGAATCGCAATTCCCAGCGCTGTCCGATCATTCACTTCGATGGCGGAAGGATATTTCCCCCGGATGGCGCGATCCAGCACAAAATAATCCTTCGGGCGGAGACTCCACGGGATACCGGCGGCGAGCGCATAATACGTCCCTGGCGGCACGTCCGAGAACGCGCAAGTCCGCTTCCCTCCGGCGAGCGCCGTCCCGGCAACCGGCCGCCGATCCGGGATCGGACGAGGGAACAGGCCGATGAAAATCAAGCCCCGGAAGGAGGCAGGCGCTTCAATCCGGCACGTAATCTGCGGAGCCGCCTCCTTACCGGGGGCGGGCAGCGACAGTTCGCGATCCTTGAATTGATTCATATAGGCCGCTAACGCTTGGGAGCCGACGCGGAATGCCCGCGGCGGCACGCCGACCTGCTGCTTGAACCGCGTGTTGAACGAGCCGGCGCTGCGGAATCCGATCGACAGCAGCACTTTGACGAGGCGCGACGGCTCCTGGAACAGCGCCGATTTCCCGGATTCCATCCGCAGGGCGGACAAATAATGGCGCGGAGAGATGCCGGTCACGTTCTTGAATATTCGCGTGAAATGATACGGACTGTATCCCACATGAGCCGCCAGCTGCTCGGACGTGATTTCTTCCTCCAGATGACTTTTCATATACAGAATGGCTTGTTCCGCCGCTGCGACATGCTCGTCCTTCATCAGCGGCATCTGCATGGCTTGCCCTTCCCGGGTTGTGAGCTCTCGCTTCGCGTCCACCGGACGTCAGCCTCCTTCCTCTCTTATTCTATGGTTAACCCGATATTACCAAATTGCTCGGCCTGCCGCATCCGTTCGAAGGCTTGAACCGTATCTTGCAGCGGGTATACACGGTCGACAACCGGCCGGATGGAATGGCGCTCCATGAACTTCAGCATGTCTTCGAACTCCTGGCGGCTTCCCATAGACGTTCCGATAATGCTAATCTGCGGGAAAAAGATCGCCCTGACCGGAATCTCCATGCGGTCGCCCGAACTGGCGCCGAACGTGACGATGCGGCCATTCGGCTTGATGATCTCGAAATATTGCGGGAATGTCGCCGGCCCGATGCTGTCCAGGATCAAGTCGGCCGCTTCGCTTCCGATCTCGTCCTTCCATTCGCATTGGCTGTCGAAGGCATGATGCGCCCCAAGCTCCAGCGCCCTGTGCCGCTTCGCCTCGCTCCGCGACGTGACGCTCACTCTTGCTCCCGCCGCCGAAGCCATGAGCAGGGCATAGGTTGCGACCCCGCCGCCGATGCCCGGAATGACGACATGCTCCCCGGGCTGAAGCCGTCCTCTCGTGAACAGAGCCCGGTAGGCTGTCAATGCGGACAAGGGGAGCACGCCCGCTTCTTCCCAAGTCAGGTATGCCGGCTTCGGGAAAGCGTTGCGGGCGGGAATGACGATGCTCTGGGCGAAGGTCCCGTCCGATGGGCCGCCGACAATGGCGGGAAGGGCAGGGACGATATCCGGCGTCTCCCAGTCAAGGCAAGGGTGAATGATGACTTCGTCGCCGATGATGTCGGGAGAGATCCTCTCCCCGACGGCTTCGATCGTCCCGGCGCCGTCCGATCCAATAATAAATGGCGGGTCTTGGGGCGTTCGGCGGGCCATCAGGAACAGATCCCGATGGTTCAGGCCCGCGGCCCGCAGCCGCACCTTCACCTCTCCCGGTCCGGGCTGCTGCTCCTCTGCCGTCTCCTTATATGCCAAGCCCTCCAGGCCGTTCCGGCCGTCGTGCACGATTGCTTTCACATAAATTCCTCCCTTATCCAAATCGGTTGCTGCATGATTCGGTCTGATTGTACACAACCAAGATCATCAAGTAAAATGAACAAAAACGAAGGTGAGTATCATAAACTTTTATACCAAGCAGGTGACACCATAATGGAAAGCGGAGATTTGAAAATATTTCAGGCCGTGGCCCGGGAAGGCAGCATCACGAAGGCGGCGCTGGCGCTGAATTACGTTCAGTCGAATGTGACGGCTCGGATACAGCAGCTGGAGGCTGAATTGAAGACCCCGCTGTTCCGCCGCTCCAACCGGGGGATGACGCTCACGCCCGCAGGCCAGAATCTGCTGGAATATGCGGATCGGATATTGAGTCTGCTGGGCGAGGCGGAGAAGTCGGCGCGCTACTCGGAGCATCCGTCCGGACCGCTTCGCATCGGCTCCATCGAGACGGCGGCCGTGACGCATCTGACACCGCTTCTGAAGTCCTATTGCCTGCAACATCCCGATGTGCAGCTGTCGCTCCAGACCGGGGA includes these proteins:
- a CDS encoding VOC family protein is translated as MPKLGVISIYVSDLELAKEFYCGKLGFEISREYDANTVSLKHEGIPIVLYRVEQPAQPVYPQQAQVVIGLETDNLAAAIADLAAQGIEAVYDGPQPCPRGAYNAIRDPSGNVIELLEFSSVRPGNETQRTSGVLPLRKGISIDDDYRRNKD
- a CDS encoding zinc-binding dehydrogenase, producing MKAIVHDGRNGLEGLAYKETAEEQQPGPGEVKVRLRAAGLNHRDLFLMARRTPQDPPFIIGSDGAGTIEAVGERISPDIIGDEVIIHPCLDWETPDIVPALPAIVGGPSDGTFAQSIVIPARNAFPKPAYLTWEEAGVLPLSALTAYRALFTRGRLQPGEHVVIPGIGGGVATYALLMASAAGARVSVTSRSEAKRHRALELGAHHAFDSQCEWKDEIGSEAADLILDSIGPATFPQYFEIIKPNGRIVTFGASSGDRMEIPVRAIFFPQISIIGTSMGSRQEFEDMLKFMERHSIRPVVDRVYPLQDTVQAFERMRQAEQFGNIGLTIE
- a CDS encoding helix-turn-helix domain-containing protein, translated to MDAKRELTTREGQAMQMPLMKDEHVAAAEQAILYMKSHLEEEITSEQLAAHVGYSPYHFTRIFKNVTGISPRHYLSALRMESGKSALFQEPSRLVKVLLSIGFRSAGSFNTRFKQQVGVPPRAFRVGSQALAAYMNQFKDRELSLPAPGKEAAPQITCRIEAPASFRGLIFIGLFPRPIPDRRPVAGTALAGGKRTCAFSDVPPGTYYALAAGIPWSLRPKDYFVLDRAIRGKYPSAIEVNDRTALGIAIQLRDPLPCDPPIVVSLPQLLFEKNRDSNTAK